A window of Burkholderiaceae bacterium DAT-1 genomic DNA:
TGGTGGCTGTGCCTGCCGAAGTACCCGTCGGCATTTTCACGTCGCTGATGGGCGCACCATTTTTCCTCTTGCTATTGCAGCAAATGCGAAAGGCGGGTTGGGCATGATGACCGCATCATCCACGGTGCTGGCACTGGATGCCGCGCAAGTTCGCCTGGGAGAACGCGTTTTTGGTCCATTCTCAGTGCAACTTTCTCCGGGCGAGCGTTTGGCTATTCTGGGGCCAAGTGGCGCCGGCAAGTCGACCTTGCTGAAGCTCATGTCAGGGGAAGTGCGACATCAGCGGGGCGAAATCAGGCTGGACGGACGCGACCTGCGCAGCCGGTCGATGTCAGGTCTGGCCATGCGGCGGGCAGTATTGCCGCAATCGCATGAAGTAGCATTTGGTTTGCCTGCCGAGCTGGTGATCCGACTTGGACGGGCAGCACGACTGCGTGATGCCGGCGTGGATCGCATCATTTATCTTGCTGCGACGCTCGCACAGGCAGAACATCTGCTGGAGGCACGCTTTGATTCGCTCTCTGGCGGCGAACGTGCGCGGGTGCAATTGGCGCGAATATTTGCACAGATGTGGGATGTGGCAGCGGGCGTCATTTTTGTGGATGAACCGCTCGCAGCGCTGGATCCGGGGCTGCAATTGCATCTGGCTTCGGCAATCGATGCGTTTGCACGTGCACGCAATCACGCCGTAGTAGCGGTCATACATGATCTGAATCATGCGCTTGCCAGATTTGATCGGCTTTTGCTAGTCAAAGACTGCCAGCAGGCGGGATTACTGAATGCCGATATTAAGGCGATTCCGGCACTGGAACAGCTGTATGGCATTCGATTACATCATACGCAGGTAAGCGGCCGTCCGGTGGTAATGAGTGTGGGTTTGCAGGCAGCATGATGGGACATGACATAATTCGCCCCTCCACT
This region includes:
- a CDS encoding ATP-binding cassette domain-containing protein, with product MMTASSTVLALDAAQVRLGERVFGPFSVQLSPGERLAILGPSGAGKSTLLKLMSGEVRHQRGEIRLDGRDLRSRSMSGLAMRRAVLPQSHEVAFGLPAELVIRLGRAARLRDAGVDRIIYLAATLAQAEHLLEARFDSLSGGERARVQLARIFAQMWDVAAGVIFVDEPLAALDPGLQLHLASAIDAFARARNHAVVAVIHDLNHALARFDRLLLVKDCQQAGLLNADIKAIPALEQLYGIRLHHTQVSGRPVVMSVGLQAA